The Streptomyces pactum genome contains a region encoding:
- the groES gene encoding co-chaperone GroES, with the protein MTTTSSKVAIKPLEDRIVVQPLDAEQTTASGLVIPDTAKEKPQEGVVLAVGPGRFEDGNRLPLDVTVGDVVLYSKYGGTEVKYNGEEYLVLSARDVLAIVEK; encoded by the coding sequence GTGACGACCACCAGCTCCAAGGTTGCCATCAAGCCGCTCGAGGACCGCATTGTGGTCCAGCCGCTCGACGCCGAGCAGACCACGGCTTCGGGCCTGGTCATTCCGGACACCGCCAAGGAGAAGCCCCAGGAGGGCGTCGTCCTGGCCGTGGGCCCGGGCCGCTTCGAGGACGGCAACCGTCTTCCGCTCGACGTCACCGTCGGTGACGTCGTGCTCTACAGCAAGTACGGCGGCACCGAGGTGAAGTACAACGGCGAGGAGTACCTCGTCCTCTCGGCCCGCGACGTGCTCGCGATCGTCGAGAAGTAG
- a CDS encoding polysaccharide deacetylase family protein: MRGGVAALAVAALASGCAQDASEVRGAAGRQPLQAPPARALDAYASKLRAAQAARVAAAKRWNLKKVPLTAPPPPARKPEIKAREGFEVTGQKNLPPVFTSIPTKEKIVFLTIDDGAEKDPAFLRMMSELKIPYTAFLSDYLAKEDYGYFKKMQDRGVTLNNHTLHHPYLPGLSYAEQKREICGMQDVIEKRYGKRPTVFRPPYGNYDRDTLRAAKACGIEYAPIWNEEVFADHWDYREWDREIHPGDIVLTHFRGEDDWGGTMRDMVREFLDKVTAEGYAVARLEDYL, translated from the coding sequence ATGCGCGGCGGTGTCGCCGCGCTCGCCGTCGCCGCCCTCGCCTCCGGCTGTGCGCAGGACGCCTCCGAGGTGCGGGGCGCCGCCGGCCGGCAGCCCCTCCAGGCGCCCCCGGCCCGAGCGCTCGACGCCTACGCGTCCAAGCTGCGCGCGGCCCAGGCCGCCCGGGTCGCCGCCGCCAAGCGCTGGAACCTGAAGAAGGTCCCGCTGACGGCCCCGCCGCCCCCGGCCCGCAAGCCGGAGATCAAGGCGCGCGAAGGCTTCGAGGTGACCGGCCAGAAGAACCTCCCGCCGGTCTTCACCTCGATCCCGACCAAGGAGAAGATCGTCTTCCTCACCATCGACGACGGCGCCGAGAAGGACCCGGCGTTCCTGCGGATGATGAGCGAGCTGAAGATCCCGTACACCGCCTTCCTCAGCGACTACCTGGCGAAGGAGGACTACGGCTACTTCAAGAAGATGCAGGACAGAGGCGTCACCCTCAACAACCACACCCTCCACCACCCCTACCTGCCCGGCCTGTCCTACGCCGAGCAGAAGCGCGAGATCTGCGGTATGCAGGACGTGATCGAGAAGCGCTACGGCAAGCGCCCCACCGTCTTCCGCCCGCCCTACGGCAACTACGACCGCGACACCCTGCGCGCGGCGAAGGCCTGTGGCATCGAGTACGCCCCGATCTGGAACGAGGAGGTCTTCGCCGACCACTGGGACTACCGCGAGTGGGACCGGGAGATCCACCCCGGCGACATCGTCCTCACCCACTTCCGGGGCGAGGACGACTGGGGCGGCACCATGCGCGACATGGTGCGCGAGTTCCTCGACAAGGTCACCGCCGAGGGATACGCCGTGGCCCGGCTGGAGGACTACCTGTGA
- a CDS encoding LysR family transcriptional regulator, with translation MIEARHLRVLRAVASTGSFSAAGRELGCTQPAVSQQMKALEASVGTPLLVRTGREMRLTQAGEALVRHAAGIIAGLTAAEEEVAAIAGLRAGRVRLVSFPSGSSTLVPSALAALRAAHPGTRVFLEEAEPPKSVELLREGDCDVALAFRYEGAAGAEEWDDLVVRPLLTDRLVALVPERHRLARTEPGGSVAIGELARDPWIAGCPRCRGQLVEVCEGAGFTPRIDFATDDYPAVAGLVGAGLGVAVLPQLAVESVRPRGVRTVTLEPAVRREIVALTLPDLAQVPAVTATLDELARAGAGQSAAR, from the coding sequence GTGATCGAGGCTCGTCATCTCCGTGTCCTGCGCGCCGTGGCATCGACCGGTTCGTTCTCCGCCGCGGGACGCGAGCTGGGCTGCACCCAGCCCGCCGTCAGCCAGCAGATGAAGGCCCTGGAGGCCTCCGTCGGCACCCCCCTGCTCGTGCGCACCGGGCGCGAGATGCGGCTGACCCAGGCCGGTGAGGCACTGGTGCGGCACGCCGCCGGGATCATCGCCGGGCTGACCGCTGCCGAGGAGGAGGTCGCCGCCATCGCCGGGCTGCGCGCCGGCCGGGTCCGGCTGGTCTCCTTCCCCAGCGGCAGCTCCACCCTCGTACCGTCCGCCCTGGCCGCGCTGCGAGCCGCGCACCCCGGCACCCGGGTCTTCCTGGAGGAGGCCGAGCCGCCGAAGTCCGTGGAGCTGCTGCGCGAGGGCGACTGCGACGTGGCGCTCGCCTTCCGCTACGAGGGCGCGGCCGGCGCGGAGGAGTGGGACGACCTCGTCGTACGGCCGCTGCTGACCGACCGCCTCGTGGCCCTGGTGCCCGAACGGCACCGGCTCGCGCGCACCGAACCCGGCGGTTCGGTGGCCATCGGGGAGCTGGCCCGGGACCCGTGGATCGCGGGCTGCCCGCGGTGCCGGGGGCAGTTGGTCGAGGTCTGTGAGGGGGCCGGCTTCACGCCCCGCATCGACTTCGCGACCGACGACTATCCGGCGGTCGCCGGCCTGGTGGGGGCCGGTCTGGGAGTGGCCGTCCTGCCCCAGCTCGCCGTCGAGTCCGTACGGCCCCGCGGTGTACGCACGGTGACGCTGGAGCCTGCGGTGCGGCGGGAGATCGTCGCGCTCACCCTGCCCGACCTGGCCCAGGTGCCGGCGGTGACGGCGACGCTGGACGAGCTGGCCCGGGCGGGGGCAGGCCAGTCGGCGGCGCGCTGA
- a CDS encoding sigma-70 family RNA polymerase sigma factor, with the protein MRDDDAAPDQGTVGGLVHRAVDGDEQATHDLLAHVHPLALRYCRTRLSRLPGDARHFVEDLAQEVCVAVLLALPRYKDTGRPFEAFVFAIAAHKVADLQRAAMRHPGSTAVPSDEMPERPDDSLGPEERALLNSDAAWAKKLLANLPENQRELLLLRIAVGLTAEETGQMLGMSPGAVRVAQHRALSRLRALAEQ; encoded by the coding sequence ATGCGTGACGACGATGCTGCCCCTGACCAAGGGACGGTCGGTGGGCTCGTCCATCGTGCCGTCGACGGGGACGAGCAGGCCACGCACGACCTGCTCGCCCATGTCCACCCCTTGGCGCTGCGCTACTGCCGCACGCGGCTGTCCCGCCTGCCCGGCGACGCCCGGCACTTCGTCGAGGACCTCGCCCAGGAGGTCTGCGTCGCGGTGCTGCTCGCGCTGCCCCGCTACAAGGACACCGGGCGTCCCTTCGAGGCGTTCGTCTTCGCCATCGCCGCCCACAAGGTCGCCGACCTGCAGCGCGCGGCCATGCGGCACCCCGGCTCGACGGCCGTCCCGTCCGACGAGATGCCCGAGCGGCCGGACGACTCACTGGGCCCGGAGGAGCGTGCGCTGCTCAACAGCGACGCCGCCTGGGCCAAGAAACTGCTGGCCAACCTGCCCGAGAACCAGCGCGAGCTGCTCCTGCTGCGCATCGCGGTGGGGCTCACGGCGGAGGAGACCGGGCAGATGTTGGGAATGTCACCCGGTGCCGTGCGGGTCGCCCAGCACCGGGCGCTGAGCCGGTTGCGGGCCCTGGCGGAGCAGTAG
- a CDS encoding SDR family NAD(P)-dependent oxidoreductase — protein MTTALITGSTAGIGAAFARRLAAGGHDLVLVARDTKRLREQATELHDRHGIEAEVLTADLATDTGIEAVAARLGERRSPVDLLINNAGFGNKGRFLDVSMADELTMLKVHCEAVLRLTSAATAAMRERGRGGVVNVASVAAFVPRGTYGASKAWVVQFTQGVAKDLAGSGVRLMALCPGFVRTEFHERAGMGTDNIPNWMWLDADKLVTAALDDLARGKSLSIPDPRYKALMGAAKLVPRGMLGGITSRTGRKYGPR, from the coding sequence ATGACAACGGCATTGATTACGGGATCGACGGCGGGCATCGGCGCCGCGTTCGCGCGGCGGCTGGCGGCCGGCGGACATGACCTGGTGCTGGTGGCCCGCGACACCAAGCGGCTGCGCGAACAGGCGACCGAACTGCACGACCGGCACGGCATCGAGGCGGAGGTCCTGACGGCCGACCTGGCCACGGACACCGGCATCGAGGCGGTGGCCGCCCGGCTGGGTGAGCGCAGGAGCCCCGTCGACCTGCTGATCAACAACGCCGGCTTCGGCAACAAGGGCCGCTTCCTCGACGTCTCGATGGCCGACGAGCTGACGATGCTCAAGGTGCACTGCGAGGCGGTGCTCCGGCTGACCTCGGCGGCGACGGCGGCGATGCGGGAGCGGGGGCGCGGCGGCGTGGTCAACGTGGCCTCGGTCGCCGCCTTCGTCCCGCGCGGCACCTACGGCGCGTCCAAGGCGTGGGTCGTGCAGTTCACGCAGGGTGTGGCGAAGGACCTGGCCGGCAGCGGCGTACGGCTGATGGCCCTGTGCCCCGGCTTCGTGCGCACGGAGTTCCACGAGCGGGCCGGGATGGGCACGGACAACATCCCCAACTGGATGTGGCTGGACGCTGACAAGCTCGTCACCGCGGCGCTGGACGATCTCGCGCGGGGGAAGTCCCTGTCGATTCCCGACCCGCGCTACAAGGCCCTGATGGGCGCCGCGAAGCTGGTGCCGCGGGGGATGCTGGGCGGGATCACGTCGCGGACGGGGCGGAAGTACGGGCCGCGGTAG
- a CDS encoding class I SAM-dependent methyltransferase, with the protein MNDLDALLALLTPEGRALLDEVRDTDPARELAVATRLRRAHPAELVSAALGQARLRQRAAAKFGAEDAGRMFFTPNGVEQSTRASVAAYRAGRMSVLGVTSVADLCCGIGGDAIALARAGIRVLAVDRDPATAAAARANAEALGLAELIEVREADVTEVDTSGYDAVFVDPARRGGRGRVFDPEAYSPPLSWAVAAARTASRAAALKVAPGIPHEAVPDGAEAEWISDGGDVKEAVLWFGTAPGTVRATLLPGPRTLLGTGLPDPGVRTPGRYLYEPDGAVIRAHLVAEAAERVGGGLLDATIAYVTADELVPTPYARAYEITDRMPFNVKKLKALLRERRVGVLTVKKRGSAVEPEELRRKVKPQGPNAATVFMTRVAGAPTMLIGHPVR; encoded by the coding sequence GTGAACGACCTCGACGCCCTCCTCGCCCTGCTCACCCCCGAGGGCCGCGCCCTCCTCGACGAGGTGCGCGACACCGACCCGGCGCGGGAACTCGCGGTCGCCACCCGGCTGCGGCGGGCGCACCCCGCCGAGCTGGTGTCGGCGGCCCTCGGACAGGCGCGGCTGCGGCAACGGGCGGCGGCGAAGTTCGGGGCCGAGGACGCCGGGCGCATGTTCTTCACGCCCAACGGGGTCGAGCAGTCGACGCGGGCGAGCGTGGCCGCGTACCGGGCCGGGCGGATGTCGGTCCTGGGCGTGACCTCGGTCGCCGACCTGTGCTGCGGGATCGGGGGCGACGCGATCGCGCTGGCCAGGGCCGGGATCCGGGTGCTGGCCGTGGACCGGGACCCGGCGACGGCCGCCGCGGCCCGCGCCAACGCCGAGGCCCTGGGGCTGGCTGAGCTGATCGAGGTGCGCGAGGCGGATGTGACCGAGGTGGACACGAGTGGGTACGACGCCGTGTTCGTCGATCCCGCGCGGCGGGGCGGGCGGGGCCGCGTCTTCGACCCCGAGGCGTACTCGCCGCCGCTGTCCTGGGCGGTCGCGGCGGCCCGTACGGCCTCCCGCGCCGCCGCGCTGAAGGTCGCGCCGGGCATTCCGCACGAGGCGGTGCCGGACGGCGCCGAGGCGGAGTGGATCTCGGACGGCGGGGACGTGAAGGAGGCCGTCCTGTGGTTCGGCACCGCGCCGGGGACGGTGCGGGCCACGCTGCTGCCGGGGCCCCGCACCCTGCTCGGCACCGGCCTGCCCGACCCGGGGGTCCGCACGCCCGGCCGGTACCTGTACGAGCCGGACGGCGCCGTCATCCGTGCCCATCTGGTCGCCGAGGCCGCCGAGCGGGTCGGCGGCGGGCTGCTGGACGCGACCATCGCCTACGTCACCGCGGACGAGCTGGTGCCGACGCCGTACGCCAGGGCGTACGAGATCACCGACCGGATGCCCTTCAACGTGAAGAAGCTGAAGGCGTTGCTGCGGGAGCGCCGGGTGGGCGTCCTGACCGTGAAGAAGCGGGGCTCGGCGGTCGAGCCGGAGGAACTGCGGCGGAAGGTCAAACCCCAGGGGCCGAACGCGGCGACGGTGTTCATGACCCGGGTCGCGGGGGCGCCGACGATGCTGATCGGGCACCCGGTGCGCTAG
- the groL gene encoding chaperonin GroEL (60 kDa chaperone family; promotes refolding of misfolded polypeptides especially under stressful conditions; forms two stacked rings of heptamers to form a barrel-shaped 14mer; ends can be capped by GroES; misfolded proteins enter the barrel where they are refolded when GroES binds) — translation MAKILKFDEDARRALERGVNKLADTVKVTIGPKGRNVVIDKKFGAPTITNDGVTIAREVEIEDPYENLGAQLVKEVATKTNDIAGDGTTTATVLAQALVREGLRNVAAGASPALLKKGIDAAVAAVSEDLLATARPIDEKSDIAAVAALSAQDQQVGELIAEAMDKVGKDGVITVEESNTFGLELDFTEGMAFDKGYLSPYFVTDQERMEAVLEDPYILINQGKISSIADLLPLLEKVIQANASKPLLIIAEDLEGEALSTLVVNKIRGTFNAVAVKAPGFGDRRKAMLQDMAVLTGATVISEEVGLKLDQVGLEVLGTARRITVTKDDTTIVDGAGKRDEVDGRIAQIKAEIEATDSDWDREKLQERLAKLAGGVCVIKVGAATEVELKERKHRLEDAISATRAAVEEGIVSGGGSALVHAVKVLEGNLGKTGDEATGVAVVRRAAVEPLRWIAENAGLEGYVITSKVAELDKGQGFNAATGEYGDLVKAGVIDPVKVTRSALENAASIASLLLTTETLVVEKKEEEEPAAAGHGHGHAH, via the coding sequence ATGGCGAAGATCCTGAAGTTCGACGAGGACGCCCGTCGCGCCCTCGAGCGCGGCGTCAACAAGCTTGCCGACACGGTGAAGGTGACGATCGGCCCCAAGGGCCGCAACGTCGTCATCGACAAGAAGTTCGGCGCCCCCACCATCACCAACGACGGTGTCACGATCGCCCGCGAGGTCGAGATCGAGGACCCGTACGAGAACCTCGGCGCCCAGCTCGTGAAGGAGGTGGCGACCAAGACCAACGACATCGCGGGTGACGGCACCACCACCGCCACCGTGCTGGCCCAGGCACTGGTCCGCGAGGGCCTGAGGAACGTCGCCGCCGGCGCCTCCCCGGCGCTGCTGAAGAAGGGCATCGACGCGGCCGTCGCCGCCGTGTCCGAGGACCTCCTCGCCACCGCGCGCCCGATCGACGAGAAGTCCGACATCGCCGCCGTGGCCGCGCTGTCCGCCCAGGACCAGCAGGTCGGCGAGCTCATCGCCGAGGCGATGGACAAGGTCGGCAAGGACGGTGTCATCACCGTCGAGGAGTCCAACACCTTCGGTCTGGAGCTGGACTTCACCGAGGGCATGGCCTTCGACAAGGGCTACCTGTCGCCGTACTTCGTGACGGACCAGGAGCGCATGGAGGCCGTCCTCGAGGACCCGTACATCCTCATCAACCAGGGCAAGATCTCCTCCATCGCGGACCTGCTGCCGCTGCTGGAGAAGGTCATCCAGGCCAACGCCTCGAAGCCGCTGCTGATCATCGCCGAGGACCTCGAGGGCGAGGCGCTCTCCACCCTCGTCGTGAACAAGATCCGCGGCACGTTCAACGCGGTGGCCGTCAAGGCCCCCGGCTTCGGCGACCGCCGCAAGGCGATGCTGCAGGACATGGCCGTCCTCACCGGCGCCACGGTCATCTCCGAGGAGGTCGGCCTCAAGCTCGACCAGGTCGGCCTCGAGGTGCTCGGTACCGCCCGCCGCATCACCGTCACCAAGGACGACACCACGATCGTCGACGGTGCCGGCAAGCGCGACGAGGTCGACGGCCGCATCGCGCAGATCAAGGCCGAGATCGAGGCCACGGACTCCGACTGGGACCGCGAGAAGCTCCAGGAGCGCCTCGCGAAGCTGGCCGGCGGCGTGTGCGTGATCAAGGTCGGCGCCGCCACCGAGGTGGAGCTGAAGGAGCGCAAGCACCGTCTGGAGGACGCCATCTCCGCGACCCGCGCCGCGGTCGAGGAGGGCATCGTCTCCGGTGGTGGCTCCGCGCTGGTCCACGCCGTCAAGGTCCTCGAGGGCAACCTCGGCAAGACCGGCGACGAGGCCACCGGTGTCGCGGTCGTCCGCCGCGCCGCCGTCGAGCCGCTGCGCTGGATCGCCGAGAACGCCGGCCTGGAGGGTTACGTCATCACCTCCAAGGTCGCCGAGCTCGACAAGGGCCAGGGCTTCAACGCCGCCACCGGCGAGTACGGCGACCTGGTCAAGGCCGGCGTCATCGACCCGGTGAAGGTCACCCGCTCCGCCCTGGAGAACGCGGCCTCCATCGCCTCCCTCCTCCTGACGACCGAGACCCTGGTCGTCGAGAAGAAGGAAGAGGAAGAGCCGGCCGCCGCGGGCCACGGCCACGGCCACGCCCACTGA
- a CDS encoding MOSC domain-containing protein, which produces MKLLSVNVGRARAVPYTDHPEGVTGIDKRPADGTVRVTAPGPKGAGASGLAGDTVCDTRHHGGADQAVYAVAREDLDDWERELGRPLPNGAFGENLTTTGLDVSGTLIGERWRIGPDLVLEVTSGRIPCRTFQGHLGERRWVRRFTEKGAPGAYLRVIEPGAIRAGDAVEIVHRPAHEVTVALQFRAVTTERELLPLLLAAGEALHPEALAAARKYVEAYGA; this is translated from the coding sequence ATGAAGCTTCTCTCCGTCAACGTGGGCCGTGCCAGGGCCGTGCCGTACACGGACCACCCCGAGGGCGTCACCGGCATCGACAAGCGGCCGGCCGACGGGACCGTCCGGGTGACGGCGCCGGGGCCGAAGGGGGCCGGGGCGAGCGGGCTGGCCGGGGACACGGTGTGCGACACACGCCATCACGGCGGCGCCGACCAGGCGGTGTACGCCGTGGCACGGGAGGACCTCGACGACTGGGAACGCGAGCTGGGCCGCCCGCTGCCGAACGGCGCGTTCGGCGAGAACCTCACGACGACGGGCCTGGACGTCTCCGGCACCCTGATCGGCGAGCGCTGGCGGATCGGCCCCGACCTGGTGCTGGAGGTGACCAGCGGCCGTATCCCCTGCCGTACCTTCCAGGGCCACCTGGGTGAGCGGCGGTGGGTGAGGCGCTTCACGGAGAAGGGCGCGCCGGGCGCGTACCTGCGGGTGATCGAGCCCGGTGCGATACGGGCGGGCGACGCCGTCGAGATCGTGCACCGGCCCGCCCACGAGGTCACGGTGGCGTTGCAGTTCCGCGCCGTGACGACCGAACGGGAGCTGCTGCCGCTCCTGCTCGCGGCGGGTGAGGCGCTGCACCCGGAGGCGTTGGCGGCGGCGCGGAAGTACGTGGAGGCGTACGGCGCCTGA
- a CDS encoding polysaccharide deacetylase family protein, with amino-acid sequence MRRGRFRPAGAALAAVLLTGCAQSAGPAQQPAAGEPAQGSYRGQNLPPVVDHVRTTDRVVFLTFDDSAERDPHFADLVRAHRLPVTLFLTDTVAGPAYGHFARLRSVGASLQNHTLDHRSLRGLPYAGQRAEICGQQTKLKSRFGVRPHLFRPPHGRYDTTTLRAAADCGITAVVLWRAVLNPGGDLTYTRGNARLHPGDIVSVAPDHPTGLGLSARTERLLAEIEEQGLRVGRLGDYL; translated from the coding sequence GTGAGGCGCGGGCGGTTCCGGCCCGCCGGGGCCGCCCTGGCCGCCGTACTGCTCACCGGCTGCGCCCAGTCAGCCGGCCCCGCGCAGCAGCCGGCGGCCGGAGAGCCCGCTCAGGGCAGCTACCGGGGTCAGAACCTGCCGCCCGTCGTGGACCACGTCCGCACCACCGACCGGGTCGTCTTCCTCACCTTCGACGACAGCGCCGAGCGCGACCCGCACTTCGCCGACCTGGTCCGCGCACACCGGCTCCCGGTCACCCTGTTCCTCACCGACACCGTCGCCGGACCGGCGTACGGCCACTTCGCCCGGCTCCGCTCGGTCGGCGCGAGCCTGCAGAACCACACCCTGGACCACCGCTCCCTGCGCGGCCTGCCCTACGCCGGCCAGCGCGCCGAGATCTGCGGCCAGCAGACCAAGCTCAAATCCCGTTTCGGCGTCCGCCCGCATCTCTTCCGCCCGCCCCACGGCAGGTACGACACCACCACCCTGCGCGCCGCCGCCGACTGCGGCATCACGGCGGTCGTCCTGTGGCGGGCGGTCCTGAACCCCGGCGGCGACCTCACCTACACCCGCGGCAACGCCCGCCTCCACCCCGGCGACATCGTGTCCGTCGCCCCGGACCACCCGACGGGCCTGGGCCTGAGTGCCCGCACGGAACGTTTGCTGGCGGAGATCGAGGAGCAGGGGCTGCGGGTGGGACGCCTGGGGGACTACCTCTGA
- a CDS encoding WhiB family transcriptional regulator, whose protein sequence is MADFSRLPGPNADLWDWQLLAACRGVDSSLFFHPEGERGAARSARENSAKEVCMRCPVRAECAAHALAVREPYGVWGGLTEDEREELMGRARNRLVAATASASAGGEAAAHH, encoded by the coding sequence ATGGCAGATTTCTCCCGCCTTCCCGGACCGAACGCGGACCTGTGGGACTGGCAGCTCCTGGCTGCGTGCCGCGGGGTGGACAGCTCGCTCTTCTTCCATCCGGAGGGCGAGCGCGGTGCGGCGCGGAGTGCTCGCGAGAACTCGGCCAAGGAGGTCTGCATGAGGTGCCCGGTCCGCGCCGAGTGCGCGGCGCACGCACTGGCGGTGCGTGAGCCGTACGGCGTGTGGGGCGGGCTGACCGAGGACGAGCGCGAGGAGCTCATGGGACGGGCCCGAAACCGCCTGGTGGCGGCGACGGCATCGGCGTCGGCCGGCGGGGAGGCGGCCGCACATCACTGA
- a CDS encoding response regulator transcription factor yields MTSVLVCDDSPLAREALRRAVATVPGVERVTTAANGEEVLRRWGADRSDLILMDVRMPGLGGVETVRRLLSADPGARIIMLTVAEDLDGVALAVAAGARGYLHKDASRAELRATVTQALADPTWRLAPRRLRSAEMGAAPTLTAREIQVLEGMSHGRSNAEIGRELFLSEDTVKTHARRLFKKLGASDRAHAVALGFRWGLVR; encoded by the coding sequence ATGACTTCCGTCCTCGTCTGCGACGACTCCCCGCTTGCCCGAGAGGCGCTCCGCCGCGCGGTCGCGACCGTGCCCGGCGTCGAGCGTGTGACGACGGCCGCCAACGGCGAGGAAGTCCTCCGCCGCTGGGGTGCCGACCGCTCGGACCTCATTCTGATGGACGTGCGCATGCCCGGTCTGGGCGGCGTCGAGACCGTCCGGCGGCTGCTGTCCGCCGACCCCGGCGCGCGCATCATCATGCTCACCGTCGCCGAGGACCTGGACGGCGTGGCCCTCGCGGTCGCCGCCGGTGCCCGGGGCTACCTGCACAAGGACGCCTCGCGCGCCGAACTGCGCGCCACGGTCACGCAGGCCCTCGCCGACCCGACCTGGCGGCTCGCCCCGCGCCGGCTGCGCTCGGCCGAGATGGGCGCCGCGCCCACGCTCACCGCGCGTGAGATCCAGGTCCTCGAGGGCATGAGCCACGGCCGCTCCAACGCGGAGATCGGCCGCGAGCTGTTCCTCTCCGAGGACACCGTCAAGACGCACGCCCGGCGGCTCTTCAAGAAGCTCGGCGCCTCGGACCGGGCACACGCGGTGGCGCTCGGCTTCCGGTGGGGCCTGGTCCGCTAG
- a CDS encoding DUF1963 domain-containing protein gives MDHQGEFRRAALELGIPDDEVSRFTQHLRLSIGLSGVGGGSPVGQFGGLPRLPVGMKWPSAGDSPLPLLFSVDCGALPRVDGFDLPEDGTLLFFVDQEMDHEDSSGRYARVVYVPDGTETAVAEAPGSVGVREQLDVSAELRAELPLWLQEGDEDDDWHEYWEDLDWEDMSPFQQQLVRYMERDLPHLNKLRDLAHDLWPSGAGVVIGGYADDEVINSIAEQTLAGREKAGEIPAVPIAKWYSHLEKEKHRLTSEWISLASEARVYEEYYTSFVIRHDDLAAARVDKALAVTNFDAP, from the coding sequence ATGGATCATCAGGGAGAGTTTCGTCGGGCAGCGCTTGAGTTGGGCATCCCGGACGACGAGGTCAGCAGATTCACCCAGCACCTTCGTTTGTCGATCGGGTTGTCCGGGGTGGGCGGTGGTTCTCCGGTCGGGCAGTTCGGTGGGTTGCCCCGGCTGCCGGTGGGCATGAAGTGGCCGTCCGCCGGGGACAGTCCGTTGCCGTTGCTCTTTTCCGTCGATTGTGGGGCGCTGCCGAGAGTCGACGGATTCGACCTGCCGGAGGACGGGACGCTGCTCTTCTTCGTGGACCAGGAGATGGACCATGAGGACAGTTCCGGGAGGTACGCGCGAGTCGTATATGTACCGGACGGCACCGAAACCGCGGTCGCGGAAGCCCCCGGCTCCGTGGGTGTCCGCGAGCAGCTCGACGTCAGCGCCGAGCTCAGAGCCGAACTGCCCCTTTGGCTCCAGGAGGGCGACGAGGACGATGACTGGCACGAGTACTGGGAGGATCTCGATTGGGAGGACATGTCGCCCTTCCAGCAGCAGTTGGTCCGATACATGGAGCGTGACCTGCCGCACCTGAACAAACTTCGGGACCTGGCCCACGACCTCTGGCCATCTGGCGCTGGCGTTGTCATCGGCGGGTATGCCGATGACGAGGTGATCAACAGCATTGCGGAGCAGACCCTCGCGGGACGCGAGAAGGCAGGCGAGATCCCAGCCGTCCCGATCGCGAAATGGTATTCCCACCTGGAGAAGGAGAAGCACCGGCTGACGAGCGAATGGATATCGCTCGCCAGTGAAGCGCGGGTCTACGAGGAGTACTACACGAGTTTTGTGATCCGCCACGACGACTTGGCCGCCGCTCGGGTGGACAAGGCGCTAGCCGTGACCAATTTCGATGCCCCGTGA